A region of Sandaracinaceae bacterium DNA encodes the following proteins:
- the mazG gene encoding nucleoside triphosphate pyrophosphohydrolase, producing MTKSSALRGENLPELVSIMQRLLGPDGCPWDREQTLESLRPYVIEEAHEVVDAIDSGDPRELCEELGDLLLQVVFQAEIARGKGWFGPGDVVEAIANKMTRRHPWVFGDESMDTAEGTVSRWEAIKAAEKRAATDGAEERPKGALEGVPRALPALLRATRVGEKASAVGYDWPDAAGAREKVDEELGELDQALASGDREAMERELGDVLFALASLARKQQLDPEAALRGTLARFSARFGFAEEQAHAEGRGLRERTPEELDLLWQRAKERVG from the coding sequence ATGACCAAGTCGAGCGCCCTGCGTGGCGAGAACCTCCCGGAGCTGGTGTCCATCATGCAACGGCTGCTGGGGCCAGACGGCTGCCCGTGGGACCGCGAGCAGACGCTCGAGTCCCTGCGCCCGTACGTCATCGAGGAGGCCCACGAGGTCGTGGACGCGATCGACTCGGGTGACCCCCGTGAGCTGTGCGAGGAGCTCGGCGACCTGCTCCTGCAGGTCGTCTTCCAGGCCGAGATCGCGCGCGGGAAGGGCTGGTTCGGGCCTGGCGACGTGGTCGAAGCGATCGCGAACAAGATGACGCGTCGCCACCCGTGGGTGTTCGGCGACGAGTCCATGGACACCGCCGAGGGGACCGTGTCGCGCTGGGAAGCCATCAAGGCGGCGGAGAAGCGCGCGGCCACGGACGGCGCCGAAGAACGACCGAAGGGAGCGCTCGAGGGGGTGCCGCGAGCGCTGCCCGCGTTGCTGCGCGCGACCCGCGTCGGCGAGAAGGCCTCCGCGGTGGGCTACGACTGGCCCGACGCGGCCGGCGCACGCGAGAAGGTGGACGAGGAGCTGGGCGAGCTCGACCAAGCGCTCGCCAGCGGGGACCGAGAGGCGATGGAGCGTGAGCTGGGTGACGTGCTGTTCGCGTTGGCCAGCCTCGCGCGCAAGCAGCAGCTCGACCCGGAGGCTGCCCTGCGCGGCACGCTCGCGCGCTTCAGCGCCCGCTTCGGGTTCGCGGAGGAACAAGCCCACGCGGAGGGACGGGGGCTGCGTGAACGTACGCCGGAGGAGCTGGACCTCCTGTGGCAGCG